The nucleotide window GCAAAAGTTCCTATTGTACTGGCAGCAGGTGATTTCAAAAGAAAAATTGTTTATCTGGGATATACTATTCCGTACGAAAGAATAGCATCAGTACCTTTTTCAGAGATCATGCAGGAAATTCAGGATTATTATGTGAAAAATGATATTGTTCCTAAAGTCCCTGCCAACTGGAATCCCAATATTATGGGAACAGGGAATGAAAATGACAGTGTAAAGCAAAATTAATCAATCATCATTTAGCAATTAAAAATGAAAGGTCAGACAAAAGAAGAAATATTAGCATTCATCAATAACTGGGGAGATGTAACTCTTGCCAAAACACTTGAAATAAAATTTATCGATATTGATCTGGAAAATGAAACCCTTACAGCCACAATGCCTGTTCTGCCAAGAACTCACCAGCCGTTTGGGATCATGCATGGAGGAGCGAGCTGTGTTTTAGCGGAGACTTTAGGTTCAAGCCTGTCTAATATCTTTATTGATGGCGAAAAATATTACGGTGTGGGTACCAATATCAATTCCAATCATTTAAGAAGTAAAAAAGATGGTATTGTAACAGCTACAGCACGTTTTATCAGAAAAGGCAAAACGATGCACGTTTCTGAAATTGAAATCCGCGATGAAAAAGGGGTACTTATCAATCATACAACAATGACGAATAATATTATTCACAGATAAGTTGCAACAGCATAAAAAATAAAGGACTTAAATAAATTTAAGTCCTTTTTTATTTTGACATCTTTAAGACTAGTAATACCTTTGCAGAAAGGAAAATCACGCTGGAAATTACTTATACCATTTTCCTCTGATAATTTTCAAAATCTTCATAACTCATGATTTATTTCAAACTTCCTTTTGACGAGAGACTTCTGACTACTGATGAAAAAAACACAAAAAATGCAGTCCACTTTTTTTCTTATAACGGACAAGATCAAATCAGCTTCAGCGGAGATATAATTGAAGCTGAAACTTCGGAATTTTCTCTTATCCCGATTACAAATGAAGATCTGATCAAAGATTTAACAAATTCTACAGCTGAAACGAAAGAAGAATACTGTGCAACATTGCAGGAAGTGATCAAAGTGATTAAAGAAAACAATCTGCCTAAGCTTGTTTACTCCAGAAGAAAAATATTTACCGACTTTACAGTAATCGATTATAAAGAAAGTTTTAAAAATTTGTGTGATTCTTATCCCAATGCTTTCAGATACCTCTTTAATAACGGGCAGAATGCCTGGATGGGAGCTTTCTCGGAAGTACTAGGTAAGTTCAATAAAACAACGAATGAATTTGAAACCATGGCTCTTGCAGGTACCCTGCCGGTATCTGAAGAATGGTCTGAAAAAGAAATTGAAGAACAGAAGCCGGTTACTACCTACATTCAGAACATTCTTAAAAACTATTCTAACAATGTACAGCAGTCGGAAACATATGATCATATTTCAGGAAATATCAAACATTTACGGACAGATTTTAAGACCAGTATAAAACCTGAAGATCTTGACAGCATTATCCGGGACCTTCACCCTACTCCCGCTGTTTGTGGCATTCCAAAAGATTTTTGTAACGAGAATATCCGTAAATATGAAAAATTTCCACGTGAATTCTATGCTGGTTATATTAAGGTTGAAACTGAAGAAAGCATCTTCTACTTTGTGAACCTGCGCTGCGCAAGACTTTATAAAGATGCTGTACATATTTTCGTGGGAGGAGGAATCACAGCCCAAAGCAACCCGGAAAAAGAATGGAGAGAAACGGAACTGAAATCTGAAGCCATATTGAAAAATCTGGTTATTTTATAGAATTTTGTAGGATTTCATAAGCTTGGCTAAAGCCAATTGAAATCATATTTATTAAAACGGGCTAAAGCCCGTTTCTATTGATAGAAAGAGGTATTGAAATTTAATGGAAACCTATTACCTAATCCCTCCCACCTAACAAAACAAAAAACCTCCTTCAATAGAAAGAGGTTTATATCATATATTGAAATATTCAATTTATTTCTTTACACCGATTCTGCTCCATGTATCCATTACAAAAAGCAGGATAAGACCTAATCCTGCAGCTGCGGCTGAGAATACAAATTTCAGGTTATCTTCATCTCCTAAGATATCTGTTGTCTGCCAGTTGATAGCATAAAGATTGATGGCGATGAATACGATAAACAGTACTAAAAATACTTTATAAAACT belongs to Chryseobacterium gleum and includes:
- a CDS encoding PaaI family thioesterase; the protein is MKGQTKEEILAFINNWGDVTLAKTLEIKFIDIDLENETLTATMPVLPRTHQPFGIMHGGASCVLAETLGSSLSNIFIDGEKYYGVGTNINSNHLRSKKDGIVTATARFIRKGKTMHVSEIEIRDEKGVLINHTTMTNNIIHR
- a CDS encoding chorismate-binding protein → MIYFKLPFDERLLTTDEKNTKNAVHFFSYNGQDQISFSGDIIEAETSEFSLIPITNEDLIKDLTNSTAETKEEYCATLQEVIKVIKENNLPKLVYSRRKIFTDFTVIDYKESFKNLCDSYPNAFRYLFNNGQNAWMGAFSEVLGKFNKTTNEFETMALAGTLPVSEEWSEKEIEEQKPVTTYIQNILKNYSNNVQQSETYDHISGNIKHLRTDFKTSIKPEDLDSIIRDLHPTPAVCGIPKDFCNENIRKYEKFPREFYAGYIKVETEESIFYFVNLRCARLYKDAVHIFVGGGITAQSNPEKEWRETELKSEAILKNLVIL